In Gemmatimonadetes bacterium SCN 70-22, the sequence TGGTCGAACCGGACGCCAGCGGGATGGGCGGCTATGGCGAGATGCTCATCCACCTCGAGGGGATGGAGCGCCCGGTCCTGTTCGAGTTCATGGCGCGCGTCCCCGAGGAGGCGGGACTCTCCAACGCGTCGCTGCTGCAGGACGGGCGCTACCCGCCGGACGGCCCCGTCCTGGCCATGGTCCCCGGCACGGTCGCCGGGATGCATGCGGCGTGGAAGAAGCACGGGAGCGGCAAGGTACCGTGGAGCGACCTCCTCGCCCCGGCCATCCGCGCGGCGCGCGACGGCTACGTGGTGAGCGATGGCCTGGCCACCACGCTCATGCGCGAGCGCGCCGCCTTCGCCAAGTACGAGGGGAGCCGGGCGCTCTTCTTCCGCGACGGCACGCCGCTGGCCGCCGGCGACACGATCCGTAACCCCGACCTCGCATGGACGCTGGAGCAGGTGGCCAAGGGGGGCGCCGATGGCTTCTACCGCGGCGAGGTGGCGCGACGCCTCGTGCAGGACCTGCGCGGGAAGGGGAGCGCCATGCGCCCGGCCGACCTGGCCCGCTACTTCGCCGCCGAGCGCGAGCCCGTGCACGCCACCTACAGGGGGAATGCGGTCTTCTCCAGCGCGCCGCCGGTGGGCGGCGGGGCGCTCCTGGCCGCGCAGCTCAACAACCTGGAACGCTTCGGCGTCCCGCGTCCCTACGCCGACGACGCCCCCTCGCTGCACGCGATGATCGCCGCCTGGCAGCTGGCGCCGTCTTTGCGCAACCGGATCGCCGATCCGTCGCTGTGGCCCGTCAACACCGAGCCCTTCACCAGCAAGGACACGGCGGCGGTGCGCTGGCGCTGCTTCACCCCGGGGCGCGCCCTCGACCCAGCCATCTTCCGCGGTGACACGCTGCGGTGTGCTGCGCCCGCTCTCCCGAAGGAGGGGCACGCGGCGCGCGGCGCGCGCGACGACGCCCCGGAGCGAGACGCCGAGCTCGCCCCCGGCGCGTGGGGGGCCCGCGACGAGTGCGCGGGGCTCGACCACGCCTCGGGGAGTGACTGTCGCCCGCAGGGGACGACCGCCTTCGCGGTCGGCGACGCCGAGGGCAACCTCGTGGCGGTGACGCAGACGCTGGGGACGTGGGGGGGGAACTTCTACGTCACCCCCGGACTAGGCTTCCTGTACAACGACAAGCTCACGTCGTACGGGACCGATCCGGGGAGCTACGGCGCCCGCCTCCCTTATGCGCGTCACGGGAGCACCTTGGCGCCGACGATCGTCTTCCGCGGCGAGGGCTCGGCCCGGCGCCCCTGGTTCGCCCTGGGGGCGGCCGGGAACGCCTGGATCACCTCGGCCGTCTACCAGACACTGGTGGGGATGAGCGACCTCGGGCTGGGGCCGCAGCGTGCGCTCGAGCTGCCACGCTTTCTCTCCGGACAGAGAGGGGGAGGGGGGGCGCCCGGTTCGCGCGTTCCGGTCATCGACCTCGAGGATGGCTTCTCCCCGGATGTCGTGGCCACGCTGCGCGACATGGGGTATCGCCTGGAGATGATCTCGCTGAAGGGGGAGCTGCGCATGGGATACGGCGCGGCGGTGATGATCGACGGCGCACGCGTGCGGGGAGGAGGCGATCCCCGCCGCGCCGGCACGGCCGGCGCCATTGCGGGTGCAAGCGCCGGGACGAAGTGAGCGAGGGGCACGGTGCGCCTCGCGGTGACGAAGTGAGGGTGCCATGAGCGACAAGGTCAGGATGTCGGATGACGAGTGGGCGGCGCAGTTGACGCCCGAGCAGTTCCAGATCACCAGGCGGAAGGGGACCGAGCGCGCCTTCACCGGTGCGTACTGGGACCACCACGCGAGCGGCACGTATCATTGCGCCTGCTGCGGGGAGCCGCTGTTCTCGTCGGAGACGAAGTACGATTCGGGGAGCGGGTGGCCCAGCTTCTGGGCACCCATCTCGGCGGAGGCGGTGGCGACGGAGGGCGATCACTCGCACTTCATGCGCCGAACCGAGGTGCTGTGCCGGCGTTGCGACGCGCACCTGGGCCACCTCTTCGACGACGGCCCCCAGCCGTCGGGGCTGCGCTACTGCATGAACTCCGCCTCGCTGCGCTTCCAGTCCGGGGACGGCGAGGGCGAGTCGAGGTAGGCGCCCCGCGCCCCCTCCCGAGCGCGCCGCCCGCCGCCCGGTGGAATGCAGCTGCGAGTAGGGTGGGACACAGGTGGAAGAACGTCGGCAAAGGAAAGGGGCCCTGCCGCACTCCGTGCGCCAGAGCCCCTCGTCTTCTCGTCTTCTCGTCTTCTCGTCTTCTGCCCCTATCTACAGTCCCGCAAGCAGCGCGTCGTTGTTCGTCGTCGCCGCGATGCGCTTGATGAGCCATTCCATCGCGCTCTGCGGCGGCATCTGCTGCAACCCGCGGCGGAGGGTGTAGATCGCATCGAGCTGCCCATCCTTGTAGAGCTTCTCCTCGCGGCGCGTGCCGCTGGCCGCGATGTCGAAGGCGGGGAAGATGCGCTTCTCGGCGAGCGAGCGATCGAGCTTGATCTCGCAGTTGCCGGTCCCCTTGAACTCCTCGAAGATCACCTCGTCCATGCGCGACCCGGTCTCGACGAGCGCGGTGGCGATGATCGTGAGGCTTCCGCCGCCGTCCTTGGGGTGCACGGCGCGTGCGGAACCGAAGAAGGCCTTGGGCTTGGCCATGGCGCTCGTGTCCAGTCCCCCCGACATCGTCCGTCCGGAGCCACGCTCGGCGGTGTTGTGGGCGCGCGCCATGCGGGTGAGCGAGTCGAGGACGATGACGACGTCCTTCCCCATCTCCACCATGCGCCGCGAATGCTCGAGCACCATCTCGCAGACCTCGACGTGGCGCGGGGCCGGCTGGTCGAAGGACGACGCGACCACTTCTCCCACTCCCCACGAGATGGCCTCGCTCACTTCCTCCGGGCGCTCGTCGACGAGGAGGATGATGAGGACGGCGTTGGGATGGTTGACGGCGATCCCTTCCGTGATGGCATGGAGGAGCATCGTCTTGCCGGCGCGCGCCGGGGCGACGATGAGGGCGCGCTGCCCGTAGCCGATGGGGGCCACGAGGTCGATGGCGCGGCGGGTGAGCTCGGGGCCACCCTTGGCCGGGCGCCCGGTTTCCAGCGTTAGGCGCCGCTCGGGATATGTGGCCGTGAGCGAGCCGAAGTCCGGGCGCCGCCCGAGTTCGGTGATGGCGACGCCGTTGATCTGCACCACCTCGACGCAGACGTTGCGCCCGCGATGGTCGCGCGCGGTGGTGGCGGCCACCTGGTCGCCGCGGCGCAGCGTGTACTGCCGTACGAGCTGCGGCGGAATCCAC encodes:
- a CDS encoding peptide-methionine (R)-S-oxide reductase, encoding MSDKVRMSDDEWAAQLTPEQFQITRRKGTERAFTGAYWDHHASGTYHCACCGEPLFSSETKYDSGSGWPSFWAPISAEAVATEGDHSHFMRRTEVLCRRCDAHLGHLFDDGPQPSGLRYCMNSASLRFQSGDGEGESR
- a CDS encoding transcription termination factor Rho — translated: MTERRRPYRRGRKPYTKRQQGAEPYAEPNPYRDGEAEGASAEGGAPEGVESEPPREARATPTEEGAPPASDAPSGADEGDGVREASAPREAQPGGERPSRHEFQRRDGEGGGRRGRRSRRRNGRGRGGEGQPQAPPQPLVADGETLGWFDSSRDGGFIRRASNSYLADHGDAWIPPQLVRQYTLRRGDQVAATTARDHRGRNVCVEVVQINGVAITELGRRPDFGSLTATYPERRLTLETGRPAKGGPELTRRAIDLVAPIGYGQRALIVAPARAGKTMLLHAITEGIAVNHPNAVLIILLVDERPEEVSEAISWGVGEVVASSFDQPAPRHVEVCEMVLEHSRRMVEMGKDVVIVLDSLTRMARAHNTAERGSGRTMSGGLDTSAMAKPKAFFGSARAVHPKDGGGSLTIIATALVETGSRMDEVIFEEFKGTGNCEIKLDRSLAEKRIFPAFDIAASGTRREEKLYKDGQLDAIYTLRRGLQQMPPQSAMEWLIKRIAATTNNDALLAGL